A segment of the Oncorhynchus tshawytscha isolate Ot180627B linkage group LG06, Otsh_v2.0, whole genome shotgun sequence genome:
TTATTTCATGTGATTGGTCTGTGACATCAAACCATGATGCAGCATCCAGCAGCATGGAGAGAAACATCTTGTGGGCCATGTTGTGGGTCAACCCTGGAACTTTGGAAATCCACACATTTTTGGCCTTATACAGTGCTGTATCTGGCACAGGTCACTGTTAAGTGATCAGCCAATGATTATAGCTCTTCAGCCAAAGGAGATAGTCAGTTTGTTTCTGAAGATGTGATTAGTCAAGATGATGGTTCAGGGGCATTATCAACACATAGTTTGTTATGGTGTGTGTTGTTCTGACAGTATATCTGTGTGTTCCTGTAGGTAGCAGTCAGAGCTCTGTGTCATAGCTCTCCAGGCCTCGCTACACACCATGCTGCTTACTGCCCCAGAATGACTGAGGCCAGTCAAGTCTATGGGCGCCATCCAAAACCTGATCTATTTTACTGTGATAACATGTTTGATTCTGGTCTGGAGTGGCTCAGTAGcagttcctctctcctccctctagacATCAGTCAACGCAACATCATGGACTAGGTAATGCTTCCATAGCTTGCTGTATATGTGTGTAGAATTACAGTTAGCCATGTCAAACACCCCCAAAAATTGACTCGTGTTTCCAGGCCATGAGACTGCAGTCCTGAGCAGTGGGAGCACAGTAACAATGTAGCCCCCTACTAGTTTGGCTATGACTGCTGTATCCAATCAGATGATCCAACTAGAGCAAGGACACCTAGGAGGAAGATGAGCCAGCACAAAGTAGAAATAACAAAAATAGGAATTTGATAAAGGCCTGTGGAGAGGACTACAATTACACAACATGAGTACACAGTCCATGCAGACAAACAAAAACACCAGGACTGAGTTTATACAGTTTATATATACATTCCAACTACCAATTTAAGGTAAATGAAATCCCTACCATTCACTGCACCTTTAACTCAATGTCAAGCACCTGACTCGAATGACCAAAGATGAATAACCACAAAACAGATTATTTTTAGGCTAGGAAATGTTTAATTTTTAGCAGAACATCAATGCATTATATACATTTATGTAAAGCTTTTACATCAAAACATTTCAACTCAGTGGGAGAAAGGATCTAGATTTTTTATATGCATTACAACAGATTAGTGAATTTCATTTACATCATACAGCAAAACAGTTTTGCAATGAAATAATattcaaaaaacaaaattgcCTCAATTATTTCATTGTCAGTGTTCATGTCAACACTTTTCCCAGTATTTTTTATTCAAAGTAAATTGAACCCCCCATGAATAGTTTAAAATAAAAGGCAACAACAAACACTTGTCATTCTTTTACGAAGCATCCCAAAACATTTTGTACATTATGCAGTTTCAACCCTACGGTCAGAAAGTCTTAAGAGTGAGGTTCTCCTGGTTTGTCATAACAAACAATACAATTATCTTCCTCAATAGTGTGTAATGAATTCTACTCGATGAAAAGCCAAAATGAATATACATCCTGCCATTAAAAGAAAgctaaaacatttacatttcacaTACTATCAAACTTTCTATTTTCGCATAGTATTTAAAACGCAAGCGCGGGTATTCAGAAACAGCCAATGACTGAAATAGCCTGGCTGCCACTAGATTCATGGGgggtcagggtagcctagtggctagagcgttggactagtaaccgaaaggattcatgttcaaatccccgagctgacaaggtacaaatctgttgttctgaccctgaacaggcagttaacccactgttcctaggccgtcattgaaaataagaaatttgttcttaactgacttgcctagttgaataaaggtaaatgtgaaaaaaatgtaaattatGCTTGAGCCATTTCATGACAACAGTTGGCTAAAGCAGAAACATGATCGTGATCATGTTTTGCAACTGCATTTAGACACGTAATAAAGCCTAGTAGCCGTTGTCAATGCTACAGATATGATTTAAACTTGATCATGAAATTCAACAAAAACTATTGATTAAGAACAGAAATCAATGAGATTTTATTTGGTTTAAATCTGCTCTCATGGGGTTCTCCGTCTGCATGTGTCAAGGCTCCCAGAGGGCGATTCATTTCATCGTATCACTGATCTGTCTCCCAGTTCCACATTGGCaactttctcttttcttttttttctcctctcctatgtcaGCTCAGCAGTAACCGAGAAAGACAACTGTGGTTGGACTCTGCCCAACAGTCACAGTCAATGAGATGTGTACACTTCTTGTCTACACTTCTTGTCCCTGAGGACTTAGTTCAgtaggtagagaggaggtaggtaggacATTTTTGGAATGGGGCGTAGCAGTGAAGCCTCAGCTGCCTAGCTTCAGAGACTCAAACCAGCTCTGTGCCTTCAGGGTGATGGAGCCTCTGTCTGCCTGGGCCCTGATCCACTGGTCACCCTGGAGTTGCCCATTCATATGGCCTACAGGGAGAGCAGAATAAATGGAATCGGGTGGGTTTAGTAATAACAGTAGCAGTTGTGTACTATACTCACTGGGTGAGTAAACATAGTAGGAGTAAGTGTAACTCATTGGTGAGTTTAGTCCCAGTAGTATTTATAGGGATGACTGACCAGTGACAGTAGTCATGCTATCTTTGGAATCTCTCTCTGCTTGCTGAAGGACTATCTCTGGGCTGATCTCTACTGACATTCCACACAGCTGCACTCTTGCTCTTATAGAGGAGGGGACACGCACAGACACTGcacctgagagagatggaggaagaaggAGGGGGGGGAATAGAAAGCAAAAGGGAGAAAATAGTGATGGGAAGACAGTGACAGGAGAAGACTGGGTCAGAGGTGTAacattggagagagagaaagagtcaatTCAGAAGGATGACCAGATGTGGCTCATCCTATTGAGCATTCTATACCCAGTACATCCACCCAGAATGTTATGTTTACCTTGCTGAGAGTGGAGTTCTGCACTGCCATTGTCTCCTACATATGCATCAATGTTTCCACTCTTTGACAACACCTTCAGGTAGCCATTGTTAGAACCATCTGGCAAAATGTGTCAAAGTTAAAAAAAGAACAACGCTTAAAATCAGGTTAAAAGAGCCTCAAACAAAATTTGACACAATCGGTTTTCAAATGTAGAACAGAGTATTGTCCCACTTACCTACAATTATATCTCCAGTCTCATTCCGCACTGTGGCATCGCCTGTATGACAAAGAAACTAAATGTGAGATGCTGATGTACCCAGAGAGCTCACAGGCTAATGGTTTCCATGTCCTCTAGAAGAACAGAGGCTGTCTATCTCAGAGGAAATCTCCATTAATTATGGCTGACTCATCCTCTTCTcgcctcactttctctctgttaATTGCTCTTCCTGGTTGTTTTCTTTGCCAGAGgttcctcttcttctttcactccACCTAACCTTGATTTATCTAAGCAGTGACTCACTCAGGCCATCCACAACTTAATCATCTTGTTTACACCAAGTTAGGGAAAGCATTTAAGTCTCTAGTCTAATGGTAGTCACTAAACCAAAACAGtactgaccaggaaaaactctgtgCCTTAGATATAGCTGATAAATAGTGCCCAGGGTTTTTGCATGACATGTCACATGTTCACTAAAAATTCAGGGCCCTAACTAAAAGTGCTGGCCAGTATTTggcagtatacagttgaagtcggaatttaacatacacttaggttggagtcattaaaacttgtttttcaaccactccacaaattttttgttaacaaactatagttttggcaagttggttaggacatctactttgtgcatgacaagtaatttttcccaacaattgtttacaggcagattatttcacttataattcactgtataacaattccagtgggtaagaattcacatacactaagttgactgtgcctttaaacagcttggaatattccagaaaatta
Coding sequences within it:
- the fam185a gene encoding protein FAM185A isoform X2 — its product is MECDTCRVQTERGNCVLHSVKGHQVQVQSQGGNVTGVGTIHGNVDISTSGHSAVNVKKIQGTTMNVSTEHGPLKVKAIYAESTSISSSSGRIQLGHIHGDATVRNETGDIIVDGSNNGYLKVLSKSGNIDAYVGDNGSAELHSQQGAVSVRVPSSIRARVQLCGMSVEISPEIVLQQAERDSKDSMTTVTGHMNGQLQGDQWIRAQADRGSITLKAQSWFESLKLGS